In Lodderomyces elongisporus chromosome 1, complete sequence, a genomic segment contains:
- the AZF1 gene encoding DNA-binding transcription factor: MGKSAITTNNQVRLHSSNSNNNNNSSSSSNNSSSNNNNNNTNTNFNINDNIGHNTHSATTETQSGTGHSDYIATGFPNQNNRRNYNPASPKTKPSFPQVSDLNSHDPFRNSNLSNNNTNKNRQPTDSSPTAQTNNHSNNLAYTFDNKNYLSHRSSSIDERKHLEYLYNQFGDELNHKAQERMSYLQQSPQQPGTQSNSHEQNTASNQQKIFSNSYANSQNAPRPTNSANLPITSPPSSSTSQQQQQQQQQPHYVPTRSRGDSIFLPPPISSSIRPNADQAYEATPTNLISNPSNPLVSRSNSIFSSLINIPSSAGNSISGQSSSGNPNNSNNNNNSNNNNNNNTTVTTTTTAAPTSSSSSSSKPGMSSAAAPQLPPPTRSRQLSIFPNQEFTMEDLENLFGTNKESMANLFGWSQNDPKFSISGAGGGNGSKAKSKGGSLDFSAWLDNSNNNSGNNSGNIINNNNNNNPLGSMSLGGKNGNSITELIQNMISSGSIDFTNMNNQERRNSILKIINDQSSLKNPRNARTSDSSIGSSIGTTLRQDIFDKDKSKKSPSDSIENQQGNTNKFGKSDTLAPGQTLRGNTGKGSTVPGGKDQLSPTSSISSKASRRNEEGQSPKTSPTFSESRVNDPYASNPYNQRPPLAQAPQQRQYKTNANSVSPSNSFQFSGFPSFSNASNGQVNFATGFTPTGNRQNSFLGGNYSFPSAPASQPSQFYNQQMPMQIPFQGRAALPQNLQPQQLQQSQQSVQQPIYQPVYYQQGVPGHTQQQLQQPQQHQQFYQPYPPQQQSVPQYSPSQQVPSLPQENSNSTNSHSKTNKKKTTKRPPRKNKEPSVEDIYGTTNNPNLMPAQQFAKSEDGRPLLGATKIDQLMLVIQARDKGVTKSIEQGPDGSILASPGNYIDGSAANPEGNVLPRPVSLVGGVEKPHRPKSEVKGNGEIDEYGQRQQGQQQGHLQGFRSAPGPGPGPGLEQIQYSQHRVKDSEGSPKRKKTKTEQCPYCLKYFTQSTHLEVHIRSHIGYKPYECSYCHKKFTQGGNLRTHLRLHTGEKPFTCDICSRSFNRKGNLEAHKLTHEHVKPYECRLDNCDKSFTQLGNLKSHQNRFHLETLNALTHKLAELSGPAIDSLPADEKDLLLYFKDLYRNSNKGIRGRGKHQRGASNADGTSGVVAAQSSPTQ; the protein is encoded by the coding sequence ATGGGGAAATCCGCAATTACCACAAACAATCAAGTGAGACTTCACAGTAgtaatagcaacaacaacaacaacagcagcagcagcagcaacaacagcagcagtaataataacaacaacaatactaATACAAACTTCAACATCAACGATAATATCGGCCACAACACACATAGTGCAACCACAGAGACTCAATCAGGAACAGGTCACTCTGATTATATTGCCACTGGATTTCCAAACCAAAATAATAGACGCAATTACAATCCAGCATCACCAAAGACCAAGCCATCGTTCCCGCAAGTCTCAGATCTCAATAGTCATGACCCGTTTCGGAACAGCAATTTgagtaacaacaacactaaCAAAAATAGACAACCAACTGACAGTTCACCAACTGCACAAACTAATAACCATAGCAACAATCTTGCATACACCTTTGACAACAAGAATTACCTCAGCCATAGGTCAAGTAGTATAGACGAACGCAAACATCTCGAATACTTGTATAATCAATTTGGCGACGAACTAAACCACAAAGCGCAAGAAAGAATGAGCTATTTGCAACAATCACCACAGCAACCAGGCACACAGTCCAATTCGCATGAACAAAATACAGCTCTGAATCAACAAAAGATCTTTTCGAATTCATACGCAAATTCTCAAAATGCTCCAAGACCAACCAACAGTGCAAACTTGCCGATTACAAGTCCTCCCAGCTCACTGAcatcacaacaacagcagcaacagcaacagcaaccgCATTATGTACCCACAAGATCTCGAGGAGACTCCATCTTCcttccaccaccaataaGCTCGCTGATCAGACCAAATGCAGACCAAGCATATGaagcaacaccaacaaattTAATTTCCAACCCCTCGAATCCCTTGGTATCAAGATCAAATAGTATATTCAGCTCACTTATCAATATACCCAGCTCTGCCGGAAACTCAATAAGTGGACAATCATCTAGCGGTAATCCAaataacagcaacaacaataacaacagcaacaacaataacaacaataacacaacagtaacaactacaactacagcTGCGCCcacgtcatcgtcatcatcttcatcgaAACCTGGAATGTcttcagcagcagcaccCCAGTTACCACCGCCTACTAGATCGCGTCAGTTGTCgatttttccaaatcaagAATTTACCATGGAAGACTTGGAGAATTTGTTTGGTACAAACAAGGAAAGCATGGCAAATCTTTTTGGATGGTCACAGAATGATCCCAAATTTAGTATCAGTGGTGCTGGAGGTGGAAATGGTTCAAAGGCAAAATCCAAAGGCGGCTCATTAGATTTCTCAGCATGGTTAGATAatagcaataacaatagcGGTAACAATAGCGgtaacatcatcaacaacaacaacaacaacaatccaCTTGGCTCGATGTCTTTAGGTGGAAAAAACGGTAACAGCATAACTGAGCTTATTCAGAATATGATCTCTAGTGGTTCAATAGATTTCACAAACATGAACAATCAAGAACGTCGTAATTCTATTCTAAAGATTATTAATGATCAAAGCTCGTTGAAAAATCCACGTAATGCACGAACATCCGATTCATCAATAGGCTCGAGTATTGGTACTACTTTGCGCCAAGATATTTTTGACAAGGATAAGAGTAAAAAATCGCCACTGGATTCGATTGAAAACCAGCAAGGGAACACCAATAAATTTGGTAAATCTGATACTTTGGCTCCAGGGCAAACTTTGCGGGGAAACACAGGTAAAGGTAGCACTGTACCAGGAGGAAAAGATCAACTTTCTCCAACTTCGTCTATATCATCAAAGGCATCGAGAAGAAATGAGGAAGGTCAATCTCCAAAGACTTCACCTACTTTCAGCGAGTCAAGAGTTAATGACCCGTACGCTAGTAACCCTTACAACCAAAGACCTCCGTTGGCCCAAGCACCACAGCAGCGCCAGTACAAAACTAATGCTAACTCAGTATCGCCACTGAATCTGTTTCAGTTTTCGGGATTTCCCAGTTTTAGCAACGCATCCAATGGCCAAGTTAATTTTGCTACTGGCTTTACACCAACTGGTAATCGACAAAATAGCTTTCTCGGTGGCAATTATTCGTTTCCATCTGCACCAGCTTCGCAGCCACTGCAATTTTATAATCAACAAATGCCAATGCAAATCCCATTTCAAGGCCGCGCCGCTCTTCCCCAAaatttgcaaccacaacaattACAACAATCGCAGCAATCAGTGCAGCAGCCTATATATCAACCAGTTTATTACCAACAAGGAGTACCTGGCCATACTCAGCAGCAACTCCAGCAACCtcagcaacatcaacaattttaCCAACCATATCCACCACAACAGCAGCTGGTACCACAATATTCGCCTTCACAGCAAGTACCAAGTTTGCCCCAGGAAAATTCCAACTCTACAAATTCTCATTCAAAGActaacaaaaagaagacaacCAAGCGTCCCccaaggaaaaacaaagaaccGTCAGTTGAAGATATTTATGGCACAACAAACAATCCAAATTTAATGCCGGCACAACAATTTGCTAAATCCGAAGATGGTCGCCCTCTTTTGGGAGCTACcaaaattgatcaattgaTGCTTGTTATTCAAGCTCGTGATAAAGGGGTGACCAAATCAATTGAGCAGGGTCCCGATGGTAGCATATTGGCTTCACCAGGGAACTATATCGATGGGTCTGCCGCGAATCCTGAAGGTAATGTATTGCCTCGCCCCGTGAGTCTAGTTGGTGGAGTTGAAAAGCCTCACAGACCAAAAAGTGAAGTCAAGGGCAATGGGGAGATTGATGAGTATGGGCAAAGACAGCAAggacaacaacaaggacATTTACAAGGGTTTAGATCAGCTCCAGGTCCAGGTCCAGGTCCAGGTCTTGAGCAAATACAATACTCCCAACATAGAGTAAAAGATAGTGAGGGATCACCTAAAcggaaaaagacaaaaaccGAGCAATGTCCTTACTGTCTTAAATATTTCACACAGTCTACGCACTTGGAAGTTCATATAAGGTCGCACATAGGGTATAAGCCATATGAGTGCTCATATTGCCACAAGAAATTTACTCAGGGTGGTAATTTACGAACTCATTTGAGATTGCATACAGGAGAAAAACCATTTACTTGTGATATCTGCAGCAGGTCGTTTAATCGCAAAGGTAACTTAGAAGCGCATAAACTTACACACGAACATGTTAAACCGTATGAATGTCGGTTGGATAATTGTGACAAGTCTTTTACCCAGCTTGGAAATTTGAAGTCGCATCAAAATAGATTTCATTTGGAGACATTGAATGCGCTAACTCATAAATTGGCTGAGCTTAGCGGGCCTGCAATAGATAGCCTACCTGCAGACGAGAAGGATTTGCTTCTCTATTTCAAGGACTTATATAGAAATTCAAATAAGGGGATTAGAGGGAGAGGTAAGCACCAGAGAGGAGCTTCTAATGCAGACGGAACTAGTGGTGTAGTGGCTGCACAATCTTCTCCTACCCAATAA
- the CEX1 gene encoding Nuclear aminoacylation-dependent tRNA export pathway component yields the protein MNFLSKTLSTFTGSSIPYTFKEKIVDPITPTSSIHQIDSSTVWSLYNGINPKDSSPVSIFEFNLRDTRVQRWESLARNAFKKLKTIKYPGLVSVVDFIENDSYLYIVTERVIPLALYIKEQDTKLHTDAVTAGIYEVAQSLRFINEDCNSVHGGLNYYSSVFVNSQGDWKLFGFELVTNLQSDPDQALYRLSQNMPGNTSHGDIDMEAVRRDPKKYDGYLLGQLIYASFNNGVVDTTVKIPVKLQGPAKRLNAKRNTVAQYLKETEQYHEQNMIIRFNHQLSELKFIKENDAKLEFFKHELPQYTEEDIYPPGFLNYKLLPELINQYHHLSKSQGSTSITNANIVPSSSTGSNGSEVHAKQETMSVLLNLVIKFGVKLSEDEFNKQIKPLIFEAFAQNDRAIRLILLTHLPDYQHFLTDSDVQYKIFTPLVTGFQDTNFMIRETTLKSITIVIDKISVKQVNQELLRILAKSQMDPKPSIRVNTLVLIVKISSKIYANSKNNVLITALSKSLRDSFVPCKMTALSGFESLIDEFSLEEICSKILGHLAISLMDKKSSKVRKAARKVFDLYLSSVEAHAKDLPVLENEDDEDEEEREFYKRYAPQQQKETVADDSAAKQVAESTGGGFGWGMMSKLTSLGGSSTNINAVGAGGQLNHDFNHSTPDITRVSTPTQRELPILDIESSNDGWGDGDGEIEVDEDWIGNNEDDINKEEENKKEIGRDIFRQPPKIVENTRKLNLGRSTDVPTGRQPLRKPLKSTTSLKLGSASRAAEKKTKPKSALQLNLKLDDDQTEDGWDETW from the coding sequence ATGAACTTTCTCTCCAAGACACTAAGTACTTTTACGGGAAGTTCAATACCTTACACTTTCAAGGAGAAGATAGTTGACCCTATCACGCCAACTTCTTCCATACATCAGATTGATAGCTCAACTGTTTGGTCGCTATACAATGGTATCAACCCAAAAGATTCTTCTCctgtttcaatttttgagTTTAATTTGCGTGACACTAGAGTACAAAGATGGGAACTGCTTGCAAGAAATGCTTTCAAGAAACTTAAGACTATAAAATACCCAGGTTTAGTATCAGTCGTGGATTTTATAGAAAATGATTCTTACCTTTACATAGTTACGGAGAGAGTCATACCATTGGCCTTGTACATTAAGGAACAAGACACTAAATTGCATACTGATGCAGTTACAGCAGGAATATATGAAGTGGCACAGAGTTTACGCTTCATTAATGAAGATTGCAATTCTGTGCATGGCGGATTGAATTATTATTCCTCTGTATTTGTCAACTCTCAAGGAGATTGGAAGctttttggatttgaacTAGTTACCAATCTACAATCGGACCCTGACCAAGCACTATATCGATTGAGCCAGAACATGCCAGGTAATACTTCTCATGGGGATATTGACATGGAAGCAGTTAGACGAGATCCTAAAAAGTATGATGGATATTTGTTGGGACAGTTGATTTATGCATCCTTCAACAATGGAGTCGTGGATACAACCGTCAAAATTCCAGTAAAATTACAAGGGCCGGCAAAAAGATTGAATGCCAAAAGGAACACCGTGGCTCAATATTTAAAAGAAACGGAACAATATCATGAACAAAATATGATCATTAGATTCAATCACCAATTGAGTGAGTTAAAATTCATCAAGGAAAACGATGCAAAGCTagaatttttcaaacatgAATTGCCTCAGTATACCGAGGAGGATATTTACCCACCAGGATTTTTAAACTATAAATTGTTGCCGGAATTGATTAATCAGTATCATCATTTGAGCAAGTCCCAAGGGTCCACCAGTATCACCAATGCAAATATAGTACCCAGTTCTTCTACCGGATCCAATGGGTCAGAAGTGCATgccaaacaagaaacaatgTCCGTTTTACTCAATCTTGTCATTAAATTTGGCGTGAAACTATCCGAGGATGAGTTTAATAAGCAGATTAAGCCTCTTATCTTTGAGGCATTTGCGCAAAACGATCGAGCCATTAGATTGATATTGCTCACACACTTGCCAGATTATCAACATTTTTTGACTGATTCGGATGTTCAATACAAAATTTTTACTCCGTTGGTCACCGGGTTCCAAGATACTAATTTCATGATTCGTGAAACAACATTAAaatcaataacaatagtCATTGACAAGATTTCCGTGAAGCAGGTTAACCAGGAGCTTTTGCGTATACTTGCTAAATCGCAAATGGACCCAAAACCTTCGATTCGCGTTAATACATTGGTTTTGATTGTCAAGATCTCTTCCAAAATTTATGCAAACTCAAAAAACAATGTATTAATTACTGCATTATCAAAGTCATTGCGTGACTCATTTGTCCCATGTAAGATGACCGCATTGAGTGGCTTTGAATCGCTTATTGACGAATTCTCTTTGGAGGAGATATGTTCCAAGATCTTGGGCCATTTAGCAATTTCCCTAATGGATAAGAAATCATCAAAAGTTAGAAAGGCTGCTAGGaaagtttttgatttgtACTTGAGTTCGGTGGAAGCACACGCTAAAGACTTGCCAGTCCTTGAAAACGAGGACGAcgaggatgaagaagaaagagagttTTATAAAAGGTATgcaccacaacaacagaagGAAACTGTTGCAGATGATTCTGCAGCAAAGCAAGTTGCTGAAAGCACGGGTGGTGGATTTGGATGGGGCATGATGAGTAAATTGACTTCTCTTGGCGGCAGCAGTACCAATATCAATGCTGTAGGAGCTGGTGGACAATTAAACCATGACTTTAATCACTCAACCCCTGATATTACCAGAGTATCAACCCCGACCCAAAGAGAATTGCCAATTTTGGATATTGAAAGCTCAAATGATGGATGGGGCGATGGCGATGGCGAGATCGAAGTCGATGAAGATTGGATTGGAAACAATGAAGATGACATCaacaaagaagaggaaaacaaaaaggaaataggGAGAGATATATTTAGGCAACCACCAAAGATTGTGGAGAATACAAGAAAGCTCAATCTTGGAAGATCGACTGATGTACCGACCGGAAGACAACCGTTAAGAAAACCTTTAAAAAGCACAACGTCGCTCAAATTGGGAAGCGCGTCAAGAGCTGCtgagaagaagacgaagcCAAAATCCGCGCTTCAATTAAATCTCAAGTTAGATGACGATCAGACTGAAGATGGCTGGGATGAAACTTGGTAG
- the POP1 gene encoding Ribonucleases P/MRP protein subunit pop1 (BUSCO:EOG09260TPT), with protein MYIRAIKAQTTESAYDKQESILNVPQFLDARKFEINAFEESQLKSKNAMATRCFQALPRAMRRRAASHHVSRIPKRLRRKAIREMNGANGPPQKRSPRGRQFFKLMQKYRVLKAASKLRQDRQEFNPTLKHGNVRKYIRSITRELYTLRKNDHQKRFLLNNSAGAVDRAFALGTALGGGSDGGSDGVGFGFGGSGEKGGFTGVDPAMAAAGKLATPSLGGLKYRSRQKEFVWVPTHVWHAKRFKMCKQNGFQIPFTPTQKCFKMMNRQNRYKTVCFDTSYYATMVVSTTVAATSTTTTAASPLTAQGLGSKLDDVTFSKILQSLLNRNGPIPKSIIQGKKSYVGWIYWNGKRIAPGLVFVNRMCGQLLIRIPNETYTFFFEQFNKAIANDEIKARTVDCRYSIGGIDLSGPSGLRSLSKVFHMKNTSQEMSNIWSSLSSSSDNSLIPVGTTLSFSIYDPRLWKRPTKLPIRNSVESIYNVLMNLNAGSTIDHTTANSLMTSQGRQDSYKDQLTIKELGKIFRYNTDFSKVSHSTIPVILIKTEPQRWTVLCPWYWVLPIWLQLVKVSDVKPGGLKQMQQFSFERKQPVFPRDYLWLPEGWKYNNIAGDLANASDSRKPKNVVKLQDSENQFSQVFNAYKADWFTLRNLLFLLKYRKQIMSPDGVIDNPLDDPERKLETIDDVIAMTKFLKKEQELCPESIPINIYGGKKKKDENGHEKLLFDGMDHVESIPKIILTSLPVVQVCVQVTRDGVIEDNARLYAVPNSSDVNAIGFVTTGGMNLNVGKCTGNGCIIAIEKYMNKSVKTIYVRNPGKSSIYACTYELVDV; from the exons atgtatat TCGAGCCATCAAAGCCCAAACAACAGAATCTGCTTATGACAAACAAGAGTCGATACTCAATGTACCTCAATTTTTGGATGCTCGTAAGTTTGAAATTAATGCTTTTGAAGAATCACAGCTCAAGAGCAAAAATGCTATGGCCACAAGATGTTTCCAAGCTTTGCCTCGTGCGATGAGACGGAGAGCGGCATCTCATCATGTTTCGAGGATTCCAAAGAGGTTGCGACGCAAAGCGATTCGTGAGATGAATGGTGCCAATGGTCCCCCGCAAAAACGTCTGCCTCGAGGGAGGCAGTTTTTTAAGCTCATGCAAAAGTATAGGGTATTGAAGGCTGCATCTAAACTCAGGCAAGATCGGCAAGAGTTTAACCCAACTTTAAAGCATGGTAATGTTAGGAAATATATCAGGAGTATAACGAGGGAATTGTATACACTACGAAAAAATGATCACCAAAAGCGCTTTCTATTGAACAATTCTGCTGGAGCAGTTGATAGAGCTTTTGCTCTAGGTACCGCccttggtggtggtagtgatGGTGGTAGTGATGGTGTTGGCTTTGGCTTTGGTGGCAGCGGTGAAAAAGGAGGTTTTACTGGAGTTGATCCTGCCATGGCTGCAGCTGGCAAATTGGCCACCCCGAGCTTGGGAGGTCTTAAATATAGAAGTCGACAGAAGGAATTTGTATGGGTTCCGACGCATGTTTGGCATGCAAAGAGATTTAAGATGTGTAAACAAAATGGGTTTCAAATTCCATTCACACCAACTCAAAAATGCTTCAAAATGATGAATAGACAAAATCGGTATAAAACGGTATGTTTCGATACATCGTATTACGCTACGATGGTTGTATCCACAACTGTAGCGGCTACGTCTACGACTACGACAGCGGCATCTCCATTAACTGCTCAAGGCTTAGGGTCAAAACTCGACGACGTTACCTTTAGTAAAATCCTTCAAAGTTTATTAAATAGAAACGGCCCCATTCCTAAATCTATAATACAGGGCAAAAAATCTTACGTTGGATGGATATACTGGAATGGAAAGAGAATTGCGCCTGGTTTGGTGTTTGTCAATAGAATGTGTGGACAATTGCTTATTCGGATTCCAAACGAGACTTATACGTTTTTCTTTGAGCAATTCAACAAGGCGATTGCTAATGACGAAATTAAAGCTCGAACCGTGGACTGCAGATATTCCATAGGTGGCATTGATTTGTCGGGACCAAGCGGTCTACGAAGTTTGAGTAAAGTTTTCCACATGAAAAATACATCACAGGAGATGTCCAACATCTGGTCCTCACTATCATCACTGAGTGATAATTCCTTAATCCCAGTGGGGACAACTCTTTCATTTAGCATCTATGATCCAAGATTATGGAAAAGACCAACGAAATTACCAATAAGAAACAGTGTCGAGAGCATCTACAATGTTttgatgaatttgaatGCTGGTCTGACCATTGACCATACAACTGCGAATTCTTTGATGACTTCACAAGGAAGGCAAGATTCTTACAAAGATCAATTGACCATTAAGGAATTGGGAAAGATATTTCGTTACAATACCGACTTTTCCAAAGTGCTGCATAGCACAATCCCGGTGATATTGATCAAGACCGAGCCGCAGCGCTGGACAGTATTGTGTCCGTGGTATTGGGTTCTTCCTATATGGCTTCAGCTTGTTAAGGTTCTGGATGTCAAGCCTGGTGGATTAAAGCAAATGCAGCAATTTAGTTTTGAGCGAAAGCAACCTGTGTTTCCCAGAGATTATTTATGGTTACCGGAAGGCTGGAAATACAATAATATAGCAGGTGATTTAGCAAACGCGTCGGATTCGAGAAAGCCAAAGAACGTGGTAAAATTACAAGATTCTGAGAATCAATTCTCTCAAGTTTTCAACGCGTACAAGGCTGACTGGTTTACTTTGAGgaatttgcttttcttgttAAAGTatagaaaacaaatcaTGTCACCTGATGGGGTAATTGATAATCCTCTTGATGACCCCGAAAGGAAACTAGAAACTATTGACGATGTGATAGCAATGACCAAGTTTTTGAAGAAGGAGCAAGAGCTTTGTCCCGAGTCCATTCCTATTAACATTTATGGTggtaagaaaaaaaaggatgaaAATGGACATGAAAAACTACTTTTCGATGGAATGGATCATGTAGAGTCCATTCCCAAAATCATACTTACAAGCTTACCTGTTGTTCAAGTCTGTGTTCAGGTCACCAGAGATGGCGTAATTGAAGACAATGCTAGACTATATGCTGTTCCTAATAGCTCTGATGTGAATGCAATTGGGTTTGTTACAACTGGTGGAATGAATTTAAATGTGGGCAAATGCACTGGGAATGGCTGCATCATTGCAATAGAGAAGTACATGAATAAATCAGTAAAAACCATTTACGTGAGGAACCCCGGCAAGTCCAGTATATATGCTTGTACATATGAATTAGTTGATGTTTAA
- the GTR2 gene encoding GTP-binding protein gtr2 (BUSCO:EOG09263274) encodes MEATVIPNPKDSNATILLMGLRRGGKSSICKVVFHNMQPLDTLYLESTSKPTNEQFSSLIDLSVMELPGQLNYFEPNYDSERLFSSVGALVYVIDSQDEYLNALTNLSMIIDFAYRVNPKINIEVLIHKVDGLSEDYRMDAQQDIMQRTGDELLDLGLEGVSVSFYLTSIFDHSIYEAFSRIVQRLIPELPSLEHMLDNLVQHSNIDKVFLFDVNSKIYVATDSSPVDIKTYEVCAEFIDITIDLDDLYIENESSQEKSTNRARKNNYDDATTNNINPNLNRNTNNGEMKELKSISHLSNGSILYLKQMIRGLALVALIRNESIGNDEHELASYNATSEKSIAIVDYNVNLFKESLMKMWESSRFIQNSTVRS; translated from the coding sequence ATGGAAGCAACAGTGATTCCCAATCCTAAGGACTCAAATGCGACGATTCTTCTTATGGGTCTCAGGCGAGGTGGCAAGTCTTCTATATGCAAGGTTGTTTTCCACAACATGCAACCATTGGACACATTGTACTTAGAGTCCACATCAAAGCCGACAAACGAACAATTCTCTTCGCTAATTGATTTGTCAGTGATGGAACTACCAGGTCAACTAAATTACTTTGAGCCTAATTACGACTCAGAACGATTATTTTCATCCGTGGGAGCTTTAGTGTATGTGATTGACTCTCAGGATGAGTATCTAAATGCCTTGACCAACTTATCAATGATTATTGACTTTGCATATCGCGTCAACCCCAAAATCAACATCGAAGTACTAATCCACAAGGTCGATGGTTTAAGTGAAGATTACAGAATGGATGCACAACAGGATATAATGCAACGTACGGGAGACGAGTTATTGGACTTGGGTCTAGAAGGTGTCTCTGTCAGCTTCTATTTGACATCTATTTTCGACCATTCTATATATGAAGCATTCTCGCGAATTGTGCAGAGGCTAATACCGGAGTTGCCCTCCTTAGAGCACATGTTGGACAATTTGGTCCAGCACTCAAACATTGACAAggtatttttgtttgacGTCAACTCAAAAATATATGTAGCAACAGATTCGCTGCCGGTGGATATTAAGACTTATGAAGTTTGTGCTGAGTTTATTGATATCACCATTGATTTGGACGATTTGTATATTGAAAACGAGAGTCTGCAAGAGAAGTCTACCAACAGGGcaagaaagaataattACGACGACGCCACAACCAACAATATAAACCCAAATTTAAACAGAAACACAAATAATGGCGAGATGAAAGAGTTGAAGTCAATCAGTCATTTATCGAATGGGTCAATATTATACCTAAAACAAATGATCAGAGGTCTTGCATTGGTCGCACTAATACGAAATGAGTCTATTGGAAACGACGAACACGAGCTAGCGAGTTACAATGCCACATCTGAAAAGTCAATTGCTATCGTAGATTATAATGTGAACTTGTTCAAAGAAtcattgatgaaaatgtgGGAGAGCTCAAGGTTTATACAGAACAGTACAGTTCGCTCATAA